Below is a window of Halarcobacter anaerophilus DNA.
CATTTTAGTTTTTACCATTTTCAGTTTTTTAGGTTCTATTTTTTTTACAGGCTCTTTGGGTTTTATTCTTTTTTTCTTTTTAAGTTCGGTATCTTTTTTATCTCTTAAATAGTTTAATTGAATAGGCTCTTTATTATCGTTTTTTAACTCTTGATTTGAAGTTATCATTTGTTGCATGCCGAAAAATATACCTACTGAAATAACAATAGAAAAAAGAAAAGAGAGGAAAAGTCTCATCTTAATTCTTTAATGTAGATAAAGAGATATTTGTTATACCTGCTAGTCTGATTTGATCCATAACTTTTACAAGCACTCCTGTTTTTGCTTCTATATCCGATTGTACGACTACGCTGTTATGCGTACTGTCTGCTTTAAGTCTTTCTATATTTGCTCTTACGGCTCTTAAATCTACCATTCTTTTATCAATCCAGATTTCACCGTTGCTTTTAATAGCTATTAAAATATTTGCTTTAGATTTTTGTTCACTTGTTGCTGCACTAGGTCTGTTTATATCTACTCCCGTCTCTTTTACGAAAGAGGTAGTTACAATAAAAAATATAAGCATAATAAAAACAACATCAAGCATTGGAGTTAAGTTTATTTCTGTCTCTTCTTTTACCGTGTTGTTGTGGGGAAATTTTCTCATTATAAAACCTTTGAAATATCTAAATATAATTTTTCTGTTTGGTATTTAATAGATACTTCCAATCTTTTTTCAAATAAAATACCGCTTAAAGCAATAACCATTCCAGCCATAGTCGGAATAGTTGCCATAGATACACCGTTTGCCATTGCTTTTACATTACTTGTACCTTGAATTGCCATTACGTCAAAAACTTCTATCATTCCCGTAACAGTTCCTAAAAGACCCACTAAAGGACAAACGATAATAAGTGTTTTTATAAAACTAAGACCTGTTTTTAATCTTTGTTTTCCGTCTTCTACCAAATACTCTTTAATAGCTGTTTTAAACTTCTCTTCATATAAAGAGGGTTTAAGATTTTTTAAAAGCTCGTTTCTATATTTTTTATATCCAAAATATAGATATACATATCTGTCAAGAAGAAGTGTCCATAGAAAAATTGCTATGAAAAAGACTATGTATAATACAACTCCGCCTTTATCGAAAAAAGAGGAAAGATTATCTAAATAAATATCAATCATTTTTTATAAACTTTTTGCTAACATTCCCATACCTTGCTCTTCAAGAATTGAGACGATTCTTCCCGATTTTGATGAGATATATGTATATGAAAATAGAAGAGGAATTGCCGCAACAAGACCCAATACTGTTGTAATAAGTGCTGTTGAAATTCCTCCTGCCATAAGTTTTGGATCACCTGTTCCAAACAGAGTAATAGCTTGGAAAGTTGCAATCATTCCCGTAACCGTTCCTAAAAGACCAAGTAAAGGAGTAACGGCAGATAAAAGTTTTACGAAACTTTGACCTTTTTTTACTCTGTTTGTCTCTTTTAAAATAGTCTCTGCCATTTTTACTTCTAAATCATTTAAATCATGATTTTTGTATTTATTGAAAATATTTATAACTTTTCCTAAAGGATTGTTATCGCTTGGAGCATCCAAACTTTTTATCTGTTTTTTCATTTTTGTAAAAACAAGGTTTAAAACTACCATTTTATAAAAAGCAAACAATAATCCTATAACTCCCAAGAATATAATAATATATCCTACAACTCCACCTTGCTGGATTCTATTCATTAAAGTAGGTTGGTTATTTAACAGTTCAAATAAAGTTCCTCTTGTAGGATCTATTACAAAAGTATCATCAGAGCTTCCCAAACTTGTCGAAGGCTGTGTACTTAATTCAACTAATGCTTTCATATCGTTTGAGTAATCAAAATATTTGCCGTCTGATTTTGCACTGAATAATCCTACCCTTGTAACTTCTTGATTTACTCTGTCTCCGTTGCTTAAGATAAGATTTGCATTATATTTTTCTACATTTCCGCTTCTTACTATTTCTTCTAACATTCCGTGCCAAAGATTTTCAAGCTGTTTTATATTAGGTAACTTTTTAGAATTTGCAAACTCTTCGAAAACTTCTTCTTTTTGGGGATTATGAGATGCTGTAAGAGAAGCTTGGAAGTTTGTTAAAAAATCAGCAGATGTTTGTCTAACGCTACCGAACATCTCTCCTAAATCTCCCATTTTTTGATTTAATAGAGTCTCTTTTTCCATTAAAAGTTCTTCGTTTTTATCAAGAGTTGTTTTTAATCGTTCAGATTTTTTAGACTCTTTTGAAAGTATTGCTTTAGCTTCGTTTAAAAGCTGTTTTTGTTTACTCTCGTTTTCTTTAAACTCGTTAAGTCTTTTTTGTTCTTCTTTTATTTGAACAGATGCATCATTTTGAATATCTTTTAAAAGATTGTTTAAATCCAAAGAGAAAAGGGAATTTACAGATAATAAAAAAATTAGGAAGTATTTAGTCATTTGAAGCTCCTTGGATTTTAAAAGGCAATTCAAGCAATGATACGTTTTCTTGTTTTTTTGCTATTTTTATACCTTTTCTGATATTTGATTTCGTATTTGAGTCTTCAATTTCATCCCAACCTCTAATCTCATTGTTCCAAACATAATAATCTTTTAAATCAAGTGATTGTTTATATAAAGCAACTCTTCCTAGTCTTAAAAAGTTATATGTTTTATCTTCTGATTCTTCTTGATAGGTTTCAATATTTTTTGCATAATCATACTCTATTTTAAAGGCTTCTAAAATAATTCTGAATTTTTCGGGAGTTTTTATATCTGATCTTGCCAAACTCTCTTCTAATCTTTTTATTCTGCTTTTTCTTTCATCAAGTAAAAACGGAGTGTCCAACTCTACAAGTCTTTTTAAACTTTTAATCATTTTTTCCATAAGAGGATAGATATTCTTTTGAGTCTCTTCAATATCTATAATTTGCTCTTCTAAATTTTTTAACTCTTCTTCTTGGGAAGTTATAACGTTTTGTAGTTGTTTGTTATAGTTTTTTGTGGCTTTTATCTCTTGATTTACATATTTATACTCTTGAAATAACTGCTCTTTTTTTTCATCGTGGTAGTTGATTTGTTTTTGATACTTTTCTAACTTTTGATTAGTCTTTTCTATTACATTAATTGACTTATCAATCTGGTTGGAAAAAGCAAAGCTGCTTAGAAGTAACAAAACAAAGAAAATTCTATTGTAATGCATCTGTTTATTTTTCCCCTTAACGTATGATTTTGAGAATTATAATCATAATTTTATAAAAGTTTACTTATTTTAACTCTTATCATGACAAGAATTAACAATAAAATGTATGTTTTTCAATCACTTTATACATTATAATTGTTAATTTTTTATTAATTTCTTTTTAGTTCTTGCATTAATTTGTTAGTATTTATTATGCTAACGATTATTGTGGCAAGAAGTAAAATAAAAGCTAATACTATACTTATTGTTACGGCTTTGCTTGAAGAGATATTTATTGCATTTCTATTTGGTTTCTCTTTTTTCTTTTGTTCAGTCTTTACTTCTTCTTTAATAAAACCGCTTGGCGGTTCAATTCCTGCTTTTGAAACTGTATGTCCCGGACCGCCTTCTAAAATTATTTGATAAGGGATATTAGGAATTTTAATAGTAAGTTCACTTTCATCGGGAAGTCTTTTTTCAAAAAGTATTTTTTTTGAATTAAGAGCTTCAAGTTTAAGAAGGGCTCCTTGCGCACTTTCTCCTGTATTAAAGCCTCCGATTACCGTCATGGTTTCATCTTCGTTATCAATTATATTTAAAACCAGTGAGTGGCTGTAAACAAAAATCGGGCTACATATTAAAAATATGATTTTAAATAAGTTTTTCATTTTTTCTTCCTTTTTTTAAACTCCAAAAGATTTTGGCTTCTTCTCTTTCTTTGGGTAATTTTTTTGATATATAAAGAAGTGATATTCCAAATATAAATAAAGCAATATCAACTCCTAAAATATTTGTCATATGGTTTTTTATAAGAGTTGAGGGTGTAGTTGACTGAGTTATAAAGTGCAAAATTACGCTTAAAATAAATAAAACTCCTGCTAAAGCAAAAAACTCTTTTGCCGC
It encodes the following:
- a CDS encoding DUF3450 domain-containing protein, with translation MHYNRIFFVLLLLSSFAFSNQIDKSINVIEKTNQKLEKYQKQINYHDEKKEQLFQEYKYVNQEIKATKNYNKQLQNVITSQEEELKNLEEQIIDIEETQKNIYPLMEKMIKSLKRLVELDTPFLLDERKSRIKRLEESLARSDIKTPEKFRIILEAFKIEYDYAKNIETYQEESEDKTYNFLRLGRVALYKQSLDLKDYYVWNNEIRGWDEIEDSNTKSNIRKGIKIAKKQENVSLLELPFKIQGASND
- a CDS encoding MotA/TolQ/ExbB proton channel family protein, which gives rise to MIDIYLDNLSSFFDKGGVVLYIVFFIAIFLWTLLLDRYVYLYFGYKKYRNELLKNLKPSLYEEKFKTAIKEYLVEDGKQRLKTGLSFIKTLIIVCPLVGLLGTVTGMIEVFDVMAIQGTSNVKAMANGVSMATIPTMAGMVIALSGILFEKRLEVSIKYQTEKLYLDISKVL
- a CDS encoding MotA/TolQ/ExbB proton channel family protein, yielding MTKYFLIFLLSVNSLFSLDLNNLLKDIQNDASVQIKEEQKRLNEFKENESKQKQLLNEAKAILSKESKKSERLKTTLDKNEELLMEKETLLNQKMGDLGEMFGSVRQTSADFLTNFQASLTASHNPQKEEVFEEFANSKKLPNIKQLENLWHGMLEEIVRSGNVEKYNANLILSNGDRVNQEVTRVGLFSAKSDGKYFDYSNDMKALVELSTQPSTSLGSSDDTFVIDPTRGTLFELLNNQPTLMNRIQQGGVVGYIIIFLGVIGLLFAFYKMVVLNLVFTKMKKQIKSLDAPSDNNPLGKVINIFNKYKNHDLNDLEVKMAETILKETNRVKKGQSFVKLLSAVTPLLGLLGTVTGMIATFQAITLFGTGDPKLMAGGISTALITTVLGLVAAIPLLFSYTYISSKSGRIVSILEEQGMGMLAKSL
- a CDS encoding ExbD/TolR family protein produces the protein MRKFPHNNTVKEETEINLTPMLDVVFIMLIFFIVTTSFVKETGVDINRPSAATSEQKSKANILIAIKSNGEIWIDKRMVDLRAVRANIERLKADSTHNSVVVQSDIEAKTGVLVKVMDQIRLAGITNISLSTLKN